A part of Chanos chanos chromosome 9, fChaCha1.1, whole genome shotgun sequence genomic DNA contains:
- the actr8 gene encoding actin-related protein 8: protein MTQAEREQENGKEKEKEREKDKEKEQRGVKRPIVPPFIPEPLQEQIQSNFIVVIHPGSKTLRIGRATDTLPVTIPHVIARRHKQTGQPRYEDPWLLRDGLNRPESNEQRQNGLKMVDQAIWSKKMSNGMRRTPVSAEQARSYNRQIRPAVLDPNSRVKWTNTAHQPEYLVGDEALYVNPADCYDIHWPVCRGQLNIHNKAGGSLTAVLADLEAIWSHAIQKHLEIPLKDLKYYRCILLIPDIYNRQHVKELISLLLSSMGFSAVVVHQESVCATFGSGLSSACVVDVGDQKTSVCCVEDGVSHRNSRLCLAYGGSDVTRCFFWLLQRAGFPYRECQLANRMDCVLLQHLKETFCHLDQDICGLQDHEFRTRFPESPALLYQLRLGDEKLQAPMALFYPATFGILGQKLISLQHRCQGDPEDPHDEHYLLTTQSKQDQSSKATAERKALPKTPGFEGESSSQGGGEQSERGSHGQEADLGHSQGECLLGGAEAEDPPSALLSRKTTMTQFEGKALGLDKAILHSIDCCASDETKRKMYSSILVVGGGMMFHGAQEFLQHRILNKMPPSFRRVVENVEVITRPKDMDPRLIAWKGGAVLACLDTTQELWIHKREWQRFGVRMLRERAAFVW, encoded by the exons ATGacacaggcagaaagagaacaagaaaacgggaaagagaaagagaaagaaagagagaaagacaaagagaaagagcaacgCGGCGTGAAAAGACCAATCGTTCCTCCATTTATCCCAGAGCCTCTACAAGAA CAAATACAGAGCAACTTTATCGTGGTGATCCACCCTGGATCTAAAACACTCCGGATCGGTCGAGCCACGGACACGCTACCCGTGACGATTCCCCATGTTATTGCccgcagacacaaacaaactggTCAGCCCCGGTATGAAGATCCCTGGCTTTTGCGAGACGGACTGAAT AGACCTGAAAGTaatgaacagagacaaaatggTCTTAAAATGGTGGACCAGGCAATCTGGTCAAAGAAAATGTCCAATGGCATGAGAAGGACACCAGTCTCTGCTGAACAG GCCCGGTCATATAACAGACAGATCCGCCCAGCAGTCCTGGACCCAAACTCCAGAGTAAAATGGACCAATACAGCCCACCAGCCAGAGTATCTTGTGGGAGACGAG gcTCTGTACGTTAACCCAGCAGACTGTTATGATATCCATTGGCCCGTCTGCAGGGGTCAACTGAATATCCACAATAAGGCAGGGGGCTCTCTGACTGCTGTGCTGGCCGACCTGGAAGCCATTTGGTCTCACGCCATCCAGAAACATCTGGAAATTCCTCTCAAAGACCTCAAG TACTACAGATGTATCTTGTTGATCCCAGACATCTATAACAGACAGCATGTGAAGGAACTCATCAGTTTGCTTCTGAGCAGCATGGGCTTCTCGG CCGTTGTAGTGCACCAGGAGTCAGTGTGTGCTACGTTTGGCAGTGGACTGAGCAGTGCGTGTGTGGTGGATGTCGGGGATCAGAAGACCAGCGTGTGCTGTGTAGAAGATGGCGTGTCCCATCGCAACTCCAG GCTGTGTTTGGCATACGGAGGTTCAGATGTGACGCGCTGTTTCTTCTGGCTCCTGCAGAGGGCAGGCTTTCCTTATAGAGAATGTCAGTTGGCCAACCGCATGGACTGCGTGTTGCTTCAGCATCTCAAAGAGACCTTCTGCCACCTGGACCAG GACATTTGTGGACTACAAGATCATGAGTTTCGCACACGTTTCCCAGAGTCCCCTGCTCTCCTCTACCAGCTGCGATTAGGAGATGAAAAACTTCAG GCCCCCATGGCGCTGTTCTACCCTGCCACGTTTGGCATCCTGGGCCAGAAGCTGATTTCACTGCAGCATCGTTGTCAGGGAGACCCAGAGGATCCTCACGACGAACATTATCTGCTGACCACGCAGAGCAAACAGGACCAG tccTCCAAGGCCACAGCAGAACGGAAAGCTCTGCCTAAAACCCCCGGCTTTGAAGGCGAGTCTAGTAGCCAGGGAGGTGGTGAGCAGTCTGAGCGAGGAAGCCATGGCCAGGAAGCAGATCTGGGGCACTCTCAAGGGGAGTGTCTGTTGGGCGGGGCTGAGGCAGAGGATCCGCCCTCTGCTCTTCTTTCCCGAAAAACCACGATGACACAGTTTGAAGGCAAAGCACTGGGTCTTGACAAAGCCATCTTACACAGCATTGACTGTTGTG cGTCGGATGAGACCAAGCGTAAAATGTACAGCTCCATCCTGGTGGTAGGAGGAGGAATGATGTTCCACGGGGCGCAGGAGTTCCTTCAGCACCGTATCCTGAATAAGATGCCCCCGTCTTTCCGCAGAGTGGTAGAGAATGTGGAGGTCATCACCCGACCCAAG GACATGGATCCGCGGCTGATTGCTTGGAAAGGTGGTGCTGTTTTGGCCTGTTTGGACACAACACAAGAGCTGTGGATCCACAAAAGAGAGTGGCAGCGTTTTGGGGTTCGAATGCTACGTGAGAGGGCGGCGTTCGTCTGGTGA
- the selenok gene encoding selenoprotein K isoform X1, producing MVYVSNGQVLDSRTQSPWRLSFLSDLFWGVVEFVGLFFQTLVQPDLSRNGNSNSSSRFSDGRGPPGLPGGRRRIGRINHGGGPSAPPMGGGGUGR from the exons ATGGTGTACGTGTCTAATG GTCAGGTTCTGGACAGCAGAACCCAGTCACCATGGAGATTATCTTTCCTTAGCGACCTCTTCTGGGGCGTTGTGGAATTTGTCGGTTTGTT TTTTCAGACGCTTGTTCAGCCAGACCTCTCCAGAAATGGCAACTCCAACTCATCGTCACGCTTCAGTGATGGCAGAGG GCCTCCTGGTCTCCCCGGTGGAAGAAGGCGAATAGGGAGGATAAACCACGGTGGAGGGCCCAGTGCTCCCCCCATGGGCGGAGGAGGATGAGGACGGTGA
- the selenok gene encoding selenoprotein K isoform X2 — translation MVYVSNGQVLDSRTQSPWRLSFLSDLFWGVVEFVGLFFQTLVQPDLSRNGNSNSSSRFSDGRGPPGLPGGRRRIGRINHGGGPSAPPMGGGG, via the exons ATGGTGTACGTGTCTAATG GTCAGGTTCTGGACAGCAGAACCCAGTCACCATGGAGATTATCTTTCCTTAGCGACCTCTTCTGGGGCGTTGTGGAATTTGTCGGTTTGTT TTTTCAGACGCTTGTTCAGCCAGACCTCTCCAGAAATGGCAACTCCAACTCATCGTCACGCTTCAGTGATGGCAGAGG GCCTCCTGGTCTCCCCGGTGGAAGAAGGCGAATAGGGAGGATAAACCACGGTGGAGGGCCCAGTGCTCCCCCCATGGGCGGAGGAGGATGA